One window of Bifidobacterium pseudocatenulatum DSM 20438 = JCM 1200 = LMG 10505 genomic DNA carries:
- a CDS encoding DEAD/DEAH box helicase: MPDTVFDEDTLAAASEVMGEEEERPLTFAELGVPGPLVRVLAADDKKTAFPIQADTLPDSLAGRDILGRGRTGSGKTLAFSIPLVARLGEVDANEYENMSQFRHEVDRVKQAHAKERRADDFVPHPRGLVLAPTRELANQINDVLMPLAQIYGINTTTVYGGVRYARQIRDLQAGADIVVACPGRLEDLIEQGALTLDKVEVAVIDEADEMADMGFLPPVKRLLGQISFDAQIMLFSATLDHGVDEVVETFLSDPKVHSVDSATATVDEMTHHVFKTTQGNRHELVRTLASGKGRRILFTRTKFQTQKLAKDLTQNGIPAAELHGNLSQNQRDRNLAAFNSGDVNVMVATDVAARGIDVSGVELVVQVEPPEDPKSFLHRSGRTARAGHSGDVVTIILPNQRRRTRRMMREAGLTVEPIDVTPDSPEVLELVGEVAEPVFGWTLEQSQPVGNPRRRKNGKGDADGERSGRPNRSGGRNKDRGKDKGGKPFKSERKDRRDRDQREERNDSAKKFEPKKNRAERRAAKFEGRDNREFEAREHRWEHPEIQEERREQHEEKRNNKRREKYTRLHEQQRSDNEQRETTNKRRNDGDYGNTDNRRKPGKKKSGQLAKKQGAPSKKQRKSEARAERRYDDDRRSKGKKHDERSSDAKRYDRHTEVKRGGRGERHDKHAGQSRHRHANIRKAPFRMR; the protein is encoded by the coding sequence GTGCCCGATACCGTTTTTGATGAAGATACCCTCGCAGCCGCTTCCGAAGTGATGGGCGAGGAAGAGGAACGCCCGCTGACATTCGCCGAACTCGGCGTTCCTGGTCCGCTGGTCCGCGTGCTTGCGGCTGATGACAAGAAAACCGCTTTTCCGATTCAGGCCGACACACTTCCCGATTCGTTGGCTGGGCGAGACATTCTTGGCCGCGGTCGTACCGGTTCCGGTAAGACGTTGGCGTTCTCGATTCCGCTGGTCGCTCGTCTGGGTGAAGTGGATGCCAACGAATATGAGAATATGAGCCAGTTCCGCCATGAGGTTGATCGTGTGAAGCAGGCTCATGCCAAGGAGCGGCGCGCCGATGATTTCGTGCCTCATCCGCGTGGCTTGGTGCTTGCTCCAACCCGTGAGCTTGCCAACCAGATCAACGACGTGCTGATGCCACTTGCCCAGATATACGGCATCAACACCACCACCGTGTATGGCGGCGTACGTTATGCCCGTCAGATCCGTGACCTTCAGGCCGGTGCCGATATTGTGGTGGCTTGCCCAGGTCGTCTTGAGGATTTGATCGAACAGGGCGCGCTCACCTTGGACAAGGTTGAGGTCGCGGTTATTGATGAGGCCGACGAAATGGCCGATATGGGCTTCCTTCCGCCAGTCAAGCGACTGCTCGGACAGATTTCGTTCGACGCGCAGATCATGCTGTTCTCCGCCACGCTCGACCATGGTGTGGACGAAGTGGTGGAAACCTTCCTGTCCGATCCGAAGGTGCATAGCGTTGATTCCGCGACGGCGACCGTTGACGAGATGACCCACCATGTGTTCAAAACCACGCAGGGCAACCGTCACGAGCTGGTGCGCACCCTCGCTTCCGGCAAGGGCCGTCGCATTCTGTTCACCCGTACCAAATTCCAGACGCAGAAGCTTGCCAAGGATTTAACGCAGAACGGCATTCCTGCGGCCGAATTGCACGGCAACCTGAGCCAGAACCAGCGTGACCGCAATCTGGCCGCCTTCAACTCCGGCGATGTGAACGTTATGGTGGCCACCGATGTGGCCGCGCGAGGCATCGATGTTTCCGGTGTGGAACTCGTAGTGCAGGTCGAACCGCCGGAAGATCCGAAATCCTTCCTGCATCGTTCCGGACGAACCGCGCGAGCCGGTCATTCCGGTGACGTGGTGACCATCATTCTGCCGAACCAGCGCCGCAGAACCCGTCGCATGATGCGTGAGGCCGGACTGACGGTCGAACCGATCGACGTGACCCCTGATTCGCCGGAAGTGTTGGAGCTCGTTGGCGAAGTGGCCGAGCCGGTGTTCGGCTGGACGCTTGAGCAGTCGCAGCCGGTAGGAAATCCGCGCCGCAGGAAGAATGGCAAGGGGGATGCCGACGGCGAACGTTCCGGCAGGCCGAACCGTTCCGGCGGGCGTAACAAGGATCGCGGCAAAGACAAGGGCGGCAAGCCGTTTAAGTCCGAACGTAAGGATCGTCGTGATCGCGACCAGCGTGAGGAGCGTAACGACAGCGCGAAGAAGTTCGAGCCGAAGAAGAACCGTGCGGAACGCCGTGCCGCCAAGTTCGAAGGTCGTGACAATCGTGAATTCGAAGCGCGTGAACATCGTTGGGAACATCCTGAAATTCAGGAGGAACGCCGCGAACAGCACGAGGAAAAGCGCAACAACAAACGTCGTGAAAAGTACACGCGCCTGCATGAGCAGCAGCGCAGCGACAATGAACAGCGCGAAACAACGAACAAGCGTAGGAACGACGGTGATTACGGCAATACCGACAATCGCAGGAAGCCGGGAAAAAAGAAGTCCGGACAGCTTGCGAAAAAGCAGGGTGCGCCAAGCAAGAAGCAGCGCAAGTCTGAAGCCCGTGCCGAGCGTCGATATGACGACGATCGTCGGTCCAAAGGCAAGAAGCATGACGAGCGTTCCTCGGACGCGAAACGCTATGACCGTCATACGGAAGTCAAGCGTGGCGGCCGTGGCGAACGTCACGACAAGCATGCAGGGCAGTCACGGCATCGCCATGCGAACATCAGGAAAGCGCCATTCCGTATGCGTTGA
- a CDS encoding histidine kinase dimerization/phospho-acceptor domain-containing protein, whose amino-acid sequence MHGNIASASHELKTLLAILYTRADLIEFRHKRDKSIDEPLNELRFDVDRMNMIISNLLDVVQADNPENTVNAAHDGVRGVIGKGKNATE is encoded by the coding sequence TTGCATGGGAATATTGCATCTGCCAGTCACGAATTGAAAACACTGCTCGCCATCCTCTATACAAGAGCCGATCTTATTGAATTCCGCCATAAGCGAGATAAGTCCATCGACGAGCCGTTGAATGAGCTGAGATTCGATGTGGACCGCATGAACATGATCATCTCCAATCTGCTCGACGTGGTGCAGGCAGACAATCCGGAAAACACCGTCAATGCGGCACATGATGGCGTTCGAGGCGTGATCGGCAAAGGCAAGAACGCTACCGAATAG
- a CDS encoding ABC transporter permease yields MSGNYYSIDIWGLLIALVMVAVAAGISEAMRMGIGKTLLWSACRALLQLCAMGFIMEFVIKSNNPWLVLLLVMFMLIAAVQITLSRAKGVPRGLAGPVFLSLVITMLIMISLVTELIIRPQPWYAPQLVVPLTGMLLGNTVSALAVGLSRFFESMKERRDEVDTLLALGATAWEAARPSIVSSIRLGLLPTTASLASSGIVTVPGMMAGQIIAGGNPIDAAKYQFLILAAIAALTLLADSLIMVMAYRKCFTADDQYNPITG; encoded by the coding sequence ATGAGCGGCAATTACTATTCCATTGATATTTGGGGTCTGCTTATCGCATTGGTTATGGTTGCCGTGGCCGCGGGCATTTCCGAAGCGATGCGCATGGGTATTGGCAAGACACTGCTATGGTCGGCGTGCCGCGCGTTGCTGCAATTGTGCGCCATGGGTTTCATTATGGAGTTCGTCATCAAGTCGAACAATCCATGGCTGGTGCTGCTGCTGGTGATGTTCATGCTGATCGCGGCCGTGCAAATCACCCTGTCCCGTGCCAAGGGTGTGCCGAGGGGCTTGGCCGGTCCCGTGTTTTTGAGCTTGGTCATCACCATGCTCATTATGATTTCGTTGGTCACCGAATTGATCATTCGCCCGCAACCGTGGTATGCGCCGCAATTGGTGGTACCGTTGACCGGCATGCTGCTTGGCAATACCGTGTCCGCTTTGGCGGTTGGATTGAGCCGGTTCTTCGAAAGCATGAAGGAACGCCGTGACGAAGTGGATACGCTGCTGGCATTGGGTGCGACCGCTTGGGAGGCCGCACGCCCGTCCATCGTCTCGTCGATTCGTTTGGGTTTGCTGCCGACTACCGCCTCGCTGGCTTCCAGCGGCATTGTGACGGTGCCTGGCATGATGGCCGGTCAGATCATCGCCGGCGGCAATCCTATCGATGCTGCGAAATACCAGTTCCTGATTCTCGCCGCCATCGCAGCGTTGACGCTTCTGGCTGACAGTCTCATTATGGTGATGGCGTACCGTAAGTGCTTCACTGCAGACGACCAATACAATCCGATTACAGGCTGA
- a CDS encoding uracil-xanthine permease family protein: protein MSNLFTWQVHGDGKTLKPGEVVEPDERLTWPRTAEIGAQHVIAMFGATFLVPILTGFDPSTTLFFTAMSTALFLLINKNVLPSYLGSSFGFIAPIAAVASAHKGLAVASFGIMVTGILLALIGVLVHYAGAKWIDIIMPPVVNGAIVAIIGFNLAPSVWNNFKVAPDTAIVTLVAVLLVAVLFKGLLGRLNILIGVIIGYAYACFRGQVDFSAIGKAAWIGLPEFRLPQVDFTILPMFIPVVLVLIAENVGHVKSVSQMTGRDYDDQIGTALFADGLGTTIAGFGGGSGTTTYGENIGVMAATKVYSTAAYWCAAAFALILSLCPKFGAIINTIPAGVLGGVTTLLYGMIGMVGIRIWVENKVNFDKPLNIMVAAITMIIAIGQFAFAFNGISFNGIAIGTIVVLVAYHGLKAIGKATGTIAKDDPDIL, encoded by the coding sequence ATGTCCAATCTGTTCACGTGGCAGGTCCACGGTGATGGCAAGACGCTGAAGCCGGGCGAAGTCGTTGAGCCTGACGAGCGCCTGACTTGGCCGCGCACCGCCGAAATTGGCGCACAGCATGTCATCGCCATGTTCGGTGCCACGTTCCTCGTGCCGATTCTGACCGGTTTCGACCCGTCCACCACTTTGTTCTTTACGGCCATGTCTACCGCACTGTTCCTGCTGATCAACAAGAACGTGCTGCCGAGCTACCTGGGCTCGTCCTTCGGTTTCATCGCGCCGATCGCCGCCGTGGCCAGCGCCCACAAGGGCCTCGCTGTCGCGTCCTTCGGCATCATGGTCACCGGCATCCTGCTGGCCCTGATCGGCGTGCTCGTCCATTACGCGGGCGCCAAGTGGATCGACATCATCATGCCGCCGGTTGTCAACGGTGCCATTGTGGCTATCATCGGCTTCAACCTGGCTCCGAGCGTGTGGAACAACTTCAAGGTCGCTCCCGACACCGCCATCGTCACCCTCGTGGCCGTGCTGCTCGTCGCCGTGTTGTTCAAGGGTCTGCTCGGCCGACTCAACATCCTCATCGGCGTGATCATCGGCTATGCGTACGCCTGCTTCCGTGGTCAGGTCGACTTCTCCGCCATCGGCAAGGCCGCATGGATCGGCCTGCCGGAATTCCGTCTGCCGCAGGTCGACTTCACCATCCTGCCGATGTTCATCCCAGTCGTGCTCGTGCTCATCGCCGAAAACGTCGGCCATGTCAAGTCCGTGTCCCAGATGACCGGCCGCGATTATGACGACCAGATCGGCACCGCGCTGTTCGCAGACGGTCTCGGCACCACCATCGCCGGCTTCGGCGGCGGTTCTGGCACCACCACCTACGGTGAGAATATCGGCGTGATGGCTGCCACCAAGGTCTACTCGACCGCCGCATACTGGTGCGCCGCCGCGTTCGCGCTGATTCTGAGCCTGTGCCCGAAGTTCGGTGCAATCATCAACACCATTCCGGCTGGCGTGCTCGGTGGCGTGACCACCCTGCTGTACGGCATGATCGGCATGGTCGGCATCCGTATTTGGGTTGAGAACAAGGTCAACTTCGACAAGCCGCTGAACATCATGGTTGCCGCAATCACCATGATCATCGCCATCGGCCAGTTCGCGTTCGCTTTCAATGGCATTTCCTTCAACGGCATCGCCATTGGCACCATCGTGGTCCTCGTCGCCTACCACGGCCTGAAGGCCATCGGCAAGGCTACCGGCACCATTGCCAAGGACGATCCGGACATTCTGTGA
- a CDS encoding SDR family NAD(P)-dependent oxidoreductase, giving the protein MSTAAGKKIAIVTGSALGLGYELTRQLIAKGWFVAGIDFNGARQTELSKTFAADEYRAFVGDISDESFVKNSIAAISKIGHIDLLINNAGQPSFKVPTAYEAADVDKCLKGLKGMVLWSVETLKADGERDLKIANVMSTAATRGNPNESVYCATKWGEKGYTKSLQAAYKGTSVKIVGVYPGGIDTPFYRDSHDYVSEEKQHTFMRANQLAEVILFNLVNEANLTVTDIEINRNPA; this is encoded by the coding sequence ATGAGCACTGCAGCAGGAAAGAAGATCGCTATCGTCACCGGTTCCGCGCTTGGATTGGGATATGAGCTGACTCGACAGCTGATCGCCAAAGGATGGTTCGTTGCTGGTATTGATTTCAATGGCGCACGTCAGACGGAGTTGTCAAAGACTTTTGCTGCCGACGAATACAGAGCTTTTGTGGGCGATATTTCCGACGAATCGTTCGTGAAGAACTCTATTGCCGCAATCTCGAAAATCGGTCATATCGATTTGCTGATCAACAATGCCGGGCAGCCTTCGTTCAAAGTCCCGACCGCATACGAGGCGGCCGATGTGGACAAGTGTCTGAAGGGGCTGAAAGGCATGGTGTTGTGGAGTGTGGAAACGCTGAAAGCAGACGGTGAGCGGGATCTCAAAATCGCCAACGTTATGTCTACTGCGGCAACGCGAGGCAATCCCAACGAATCCGTGTACTGCGCCACCAAGTGGGGCGAGAAGGGCTACACCAAGAGTTTGCAGGCCGCATACAAGGGGACCAGTGTGAAAATCGTGGGTGTCTATCCGGGTGGCATCGACACCCCGTTCTACCGTGACAGCCATGACTACGTTTCAGAAGAAAAGCAGCATACCTTCATGCGTGCCAACCAACTGGCCGAAGTGATTCTGTTCAATCTGGTCAACGAAGCGAATCTGACCGTCACTGATATCGAAATCAACCGCAATCCGGCGTGA
- a CDS encoding bifunctional lysylphosphatidylglycerol flippase/synthetase MprF: protein MTQSQESTVKPLFGFRALMADLADWIREHRMTLGFVLFITLFNVGMQLVCGIRHTQFPPQLSRVSFDALAHGRWYTAPISLLSVPQLGRLLIDIPLILIAFGLCETVIGKAKTAWVSLITTLGGIALGMGLCSLFAGKSPQWHAISHDGAILGPLVVVVGTLMCASAFTAMLWRRRIRVIGYSVVLILFLYRGEAGDYCLLASALLGHVLGYLMASESQGDVYRHGALYEMRRLIGMAAGVQAVGSLVAVSSRQSFGLLSMFGLLTGSTEFDTEQVLDCLNGSSHANCFAQYRMMRFTMPGNWLVSLMPTLMLLLIAWGLYRGRRIAAALSVLFNACTVVLAMLFYVVLPLQYVGDSQADALPALARHGAFHAMFSTMALPLIFIVIVIAFRQCFTIRTRSEIMLRAAAGALSAFLLLGLMYAGYGLASPDDFNESPQLIALLADYVQRLLPIGLLSGIEPEFVPVGRISLLVYQCVGPVFWIIALLCAWDCLRDRSMVNDASRHRVDEIIPLGGESMSFMTTWEGNDYWFSATGRSAIAYRVSYGIALTVTGPFGDPSEYADDLIDFATFCARHSWTPVFYSVHESQRAELTKAGWDSLDVGTEMVVNPNEWQTRGKKWQDVRTAINKAKRDGITDVLTTFKEAPFSVQTQIREISAQWAGKKALPEMGFTLGGVDELIDSRVRLLYAVDGNGKVLGVTSWLPTYRDGTIIGWTLDFMRHRTDSVNGIMEFLIARMAERLRDEGNVEFMSLSAAPLAGMGSNKGEHEESEVLRHALQMVADIMEPAYGFHSLFRFKLKFHPDEEKVYICYPDAAKLPQISLAVAQAYVPSLTPAEAMRFVRTIAPRD, encoded by the coding sequence ATGACGCAATCGCAGGAATCAACAGTGAAACCATTATTTGGCTTTCGTGCGCTTATGGCCGATCTTGCCGACTGGATTCGTGAGCATCGCATGACCTTGGGGTTTGTGCTGTTCATCACGCTGTTCAATGTCGGCATGCAGCTCGTATGCGGCATTAGACATACGCAATTTCCGCCGCAATTGTCGCGCGTGAGTTTTGACGCGCTCGCGCATGGGCGCTGGTATACCGCGCCGATTTCACTGCTGTCGGTGCCTCAGTTGGGTCGTCTGCTGATCGACATTCCACTGATACTCATCGCATTCGGCTTATGCGAAACGGTGATTGGAAAGGCGAAGACGGCATGGGTGTCGCTGATCACCACGCTTGGCGGCATAGCGCTCGGTATGGGATTATGCTCGCTGTTCGCAGGCAAAAGTCCGCAATGGCATGCGATTTCGCATGATGGTGCGATTTTGGGGCCGCTGGTTGTTGTGGTGGGCACGCTGATGTGTGCCAGCGCGTTCACCGCCATGCTGTGGCGTCGGCGTATTCGTGTGATCGGCTATAGCGTGGTGCTGATCCTGTTCCTGTATCGTGGTGAAGCCGGCGATTACTGTTTGCTGGCGTCGGCGTTGCTTGGCCATGTGCTTGGCTATTTGATGGCTTCCGAGAGTCAAGGTGATGTGTATAGGCATGGTGCCTTGTATGAGATGCGCAGGCTGATTGGTATGGCTGCCGGCGTACAGGCGGTCGGTTCGCTGGTTGCCGTTTCCTCAAGACAATCATTCGGATTGCTCTCCATGTTCGGCTTGCTGACAGGTTCCACGGAATTCGACACGGAACAAGTGTTGGATTGCCTCAACGGTTCCTCGCATGCCAACTGTTTCGCGCAATATCGTATGATGCGATTCACCATGCCCGGAAACTGGCTGGTGTCGTTGATGCCGACGCTGATGCTGCTGTTGATCGCATGGGGTCTGTATCGCGGACGCCGTATTGCCGCAGCGTTGAGCGTGCTGTTCAATGCGTGCACAGTGGTGCTTGCGATGCTGTTTTATGTGGTGCTTCCGCTGCAATATGTTGGCGATTCGCAGGCTGATGCGTTGCCTGCGTTGGCTCGTCATGGTGCGTTTCATGCGATGTTTTCCACTATGGCATTGCCGTTGATTTTTATCGTTATCGTCATTGCGTTCCGTCAGTGTTTTACGATTCGCACTAGAAGTGAGATTATGTTGCGTGCTGCGGCAGGTGCATTGTCGGCTTTTCTGTTGTTGGGATTGATGTATGCCGGATATGGGCTTGCCTCTCCCGACGATTTCAATGAAAGTCCGCAATTGATCGCATTGCTTGCCGATTATGTGCAGCGATTGCTACCAATTGGTCTGTTGAGTGGTATCGAACCTGAGTTTGTGCCCGTCGGCCGAATTTCCTTGCTGGTATATCAGTGCGTCGGTCCGGTGTTTTGGATTATTGCATTGCTTTGCGCTTGGGATTGTCTGCGAGATCGTTCCATGGTGAATGATGCTTCACGTCATCGCGTTGATGAAATCATTCCTCTTGGCGGCGAATCCATGTCGTTCATGACTACTTGGGAAGGCAATGACTATTGGTTTTCCGCAACCGGACGTTCCGCGATCGCCTATCGAGTGTCTTACGGCATCGCATTGACCGTGACCGGACCATTCGGAGATCCCAGCGAATATGCGGATGATCTCATTGATTTCGCAACATTCTGCGCACGGCATTCTTGGACGCCCGTGTTCTACAGTGTGCACGAATCGCAGCGAGCCGAACTCACCAAAGCCGGATGGGATTCGCTTGACGTCGGTACGGAAATGGTCGTCAATCCCAACGAATGGCAGACCCGAGGCAAGAAATGGCAGGACGTGCGCACCGCCATCAACAAAGCCAAACGAGACGGCATCACCGACGTGCTCACCACTTTCAAGGAGGCACCCTTCTCAGTACAAACGCAGATTCGTGAGATCTCCGCACAGTGGGCCGGCAAAAAGGCCCTGCCGGAAATGGGATTCACCTTGGGAGGCGTCGACGAACTGATCGACTCCCGGGTGCGCCTACTCTACGCGGTTGACGGCAATGGCAAAGTCCTTGGCGTAACCAGCTGGCTGCCCACCTATCGTGACGGTACGATCATCGGTTGGACGCTTGACTTCATGAGGCATCGCACCGACAGCGTCAACGGCATCATGGAATTCCTGATTGCACGCATGGCTGAACGACTACGCGACGAAGGCAACGTGGAATTCATGAGCTTATCGGCGGCGCCGCTGGCCGGTATGGGATCCAACAAAGGCGAACACGAGGAAAGCGAAGTGTTGCGTCATGCACTGCAAATGGTCGCAGACATCATGGAACCAGCATACGGATTCCACTCACTATTCCGTTTCAAACTGAAATTCCACCCCGATGAAGAGAAAGTGTATATCTGCTATCCCGACGCAGCCAAACTGCCGCAAATATCGCTTGCCGTGGCACAAGCCTACGTGCCGTCGCTCACACCTGCCGAAGCCATGCGATTCGTACGTACGATTGCGCCGCGTGATTGA
- a CDS encoding alpha/beta hydrolase, whose product MRAWLVNISLVDGWFPATLFSITAVLAAILLGIAIWEMVGGSCGGGKRAIAVVACPMVIAVIAGIVGLVIAWLLSDVFVVFGVELGPRVIAWAGCSCAIIGFAVSHAMLHRGVLRAVAVILVVCAVFSTATGIDQAYGEYATIGSLFGQDAYNEADLTGMAKRNDLISVTQWRQEAADGSISDIPAHGEVSKVNIPATTSHFEARQALVYLPPAALVTAKHKPALPVILMMSGQPGSPGRVFAAGGIQTMMDDYAQHHGGLAPIVIAADQLGDDSHNTLCVDSPVYGKALTYLTKDVVDWVKTNLPAARQAQDWAIAGFSQGATCSLQIGANHPNLFSTIIPTGSELKPTNGSESSMISRFFHGDRTAYEKQIPINAIRNHAPSNQTLVIGAGERDRESVRNVELIAPVAQQEGMHVTAVESLGNAHDWHAVRDTLRYGLVVFGYNTGLSDAKPKLADYPNLKRISI is encoded by the coding sequence ATGCGTGCATGGTTGGTGAACATAAGTTTGGTGGATGGCTGGTTTCCGGCAACGTTGTTTTCGATAACCGCGGTGCTGGCGGCGATACTGCTGGGTATTGCGATATGGGAGATGGTTGGCGGAAGCTGTGGCGGTGGTAAACGTGCAATTGCCGTAGTTGCGTGTCCGATGGTGATTGCGGTTATTGCCGGCATTGTCGGATTGGTGATTGCCTGGTTGCTGTCGGACGTGTTTGTGGTGTTCGGTGTTGAGCTGGGCCCGCGTGTGATCGCGTGGGCTGGTTGCAGTTGCGCGATCATCGGTTTTGCGGTCAGCCATGCGATGCTGCATAGGGGAGTGTTGCGTGCCGTCGCCGTAATACTGGTGGTATGCGCAGTGTTTTCCACCGCCACCGGCATCGATCAGGCGTATGGAGAATATGCCACCATCGGATCATTGTTCGGCCAAGACGCCTATAACGAAGCCGACCTGACGGGAATGGCGAAACGCAACGATTTGATTAGCGTCACGCAATGGAGGCAGGAAGCGGCAGACGGTAGCATCAGCGATATTCCCGCACATGGCGAAGTCAGTAAAGTAAATATTCCAGCCACAACATCGCATTTCGAAGCGCGACAGGCGCTGGTATATCTGCCGCCGGCAGCGCTTGTCACAGCCAAACACAAGCCGGCGTTGCCGGTCATACTGATGATGAGCGGCCAGCCGGGCTCTCCGGGGCGCGTGTTTGCCGCGGGCGGCATTCAAACCATGATGGACGATTACGCGCAGCATCATGGCGGACTCGCACCCATTGTTATTGCGGCCGACCAGTTGGGAGACGATTCGCATAACACCCTATGCGTGGATTCGCCGGTGTACGGCAAGGCGTTGACCTACTTGACGAAAGACGTGGTCGACTGGGTGAAAACCAATCTTCCTGCGGCACGGCAAGCACAAGATTGGGCGATCGCAGGTTTTTCACAGGGGGCCACATGTTCGCTGCAAATCGGTGCGAACCATCCGAATTTGTTCAGCACCATCATCCCCACCGGCAGCGAACTCAAACCGACCAATGGCAGTGAAAGCAGTATGATCAGCCGGTTCTTTCACGGCGATCGCACCGCATATGAGAAGCAGATTCCCATCAACGCCATTCGCAACCATGCGCCTTCGAACCAGACGCTTGTGATCGGCGCGGGGGAGCGTGATCGCGAGTCTGTGCGCAATGTCGAACTCATCGCACCGGTTGCTCAACAGGAGGGCATGCATGTTACGGCAGTCGAATCGCTCGGCAATGCGCATGACTGGCATGCCGTGCGAGACACGTTGCGGTATGGGCTTGTCGTATTCGGTTATAACACGGGACTGAGTGATGCTAAGCCGAAATTGGCTGACTATCCGAATCTTAAACGCATTTCAATCTGA
- a CDS encoding ABC transporter ATP-binding protein, with amino-acid sequence MQYVFSASNVSCVVPVDGEQRTILSGLSVDMKLGEIVDLVGPSGSGKSSLLTAFARLNPNANGDFQLEGRSASEFTPQQWRSQVAYLPQKPVLIGSSVAEAIRLPFTLAIRAGEGKQGFGKKWSSGKSLKPADLLPDDRIRATLDAIGCADIDLGRAPHDLSGGQAARVSLARTLLTSPKVLLADEVDAGLDDENADKVASIMAQAAERGMTVIRIRHRPPDGRATRILTLANGVLQSANAPRTTATNDSNDFAAQSDSMQGAQA; translated from the coding sequence ATGCAGTATGTTTTTTCGGCTTCGAATGTTTCCTGTGTCGTGCCTGTCGATGGTGAGCAACGCACGATTCTCAGCGGATTATCCGTTGATATGAAGCTTGGTGAGATTGTGGATTTGGTTGGCCCTTCCGGATCAGGCAAGAGTAGTCTGCTTACCGCTTTCGCACGATTGAATCCGAATGCGAACGGCGATTTTCAGCTTGAAGGGCGCTCTGCCAGCGAATTCACACCGCAGCAGTGGCGTAGTCAGGTGGCGTATTTGCCGCAGAAGCCAGTATTGATCGGTTCGAGTGTGGCCGAGGCGATTCGTCTACCGTTCACATTGGCTATTCGTGCGGGCGAAGGCAAGCAAGGATTCGGCAAGAAATGGTCGTCCGGCAAGTCTCTCAAACCCGCCGATCTACTGCCGGATGATCGCATTCGAGCCACGCTTGACGCCATTGGCTGCGCGGATATTGATTTGGGGCGTGCTCCGCATGACTTGTCTGGAGGCCAGGCCGCCCGCGTGAGTTTGGCGCGCACCTTGCTTACTTCGCCAAAAGTGCTGCTTGCCGACGAGGTTGACGCCGGTTTGGATGATGAGAACGCCGATAAGGTGGCGTCCATCATGGCTCAGGCCGCAGAGCGGGGCATGACGGTGATCCGTATTCGTCATCGCCCACCGGATGGACGTGCCACGCGTATTCTTACACTGGCCAATGGCGTATTGCAAAGTGCGAATGCTCCGCGAACCACAGCAACCAATGATTCCAATGATTTCGCGGCACAGTCCGATTCGATGCAAGGAGCGCAGGCATGA
- a CDS encoding histidine phosphatase family protein, with translation MGMPLDLYVIRHGESEANVIISAGEQGDNSLYTQDNVTVPDRSWRLTATGRKQADCIGRWLVSQQPLFDRYLVSPYVRTRETAATMALPKAKWEETRVLRERSWGEINTITKDDFKTNYARNWMFKNTDPLYWRPPAGESIADVAENRVHNLLTSLNRKSDAESVVMVSHGDLMLALMLTLEDLSDEEFMHRAASDEWKITNCTCFHYSRRDPATGRTHKRFCWEQTARPVFDDAEGRWAVKVDDWREFKRPVLSNGDLVDVVHAVDRHL, from the coding sequence ATGGGAATGCCCCTTGATTTGTATGTGATTCGACATGGCGAATCCGAAGCGAACGTGATTATCAGTGCCGGTGAACAGGGTGACAACTCGCTGTATACGCAGGACAACGTCACCGTGCCCGACCGTTCGTGGAGGCTTACGGCCACCGGCCGCAAGCAGGCGGACTGCATCGGCCGCTGGTTGGTCTCACAGCAGCCGTTGTTCGACCGCTACCTCGTCTCGCCGTACGTGCGCACGCGTGAGACGGCTGCCACGATGGCCCTGCCTAAGGCGAAATGGGAGGAGACGCGCGTGCTGCGCGAACGCTCCTGGGGTGAGATCAATACCATCACGAAAGACGATTTCAAAACCAATTACGCGCGTAACTGGATGTTCAAGAACACTGATCCACTGTATTGGCGTCCGCCGGCGGGCGAATCGATCGCCGATGTGGCCGAAAACCGCGTGCATAATCTGCTCACATCCCTGAACCGCAAGTCGGACGCAGAATCCGTGGTGATGGTCAGTCACGGCGACCTCATGCTGGCGCTTATGCTCACTTTGGAGGACTTGTCCGACGAGGAATTCATGCACCGTGCGGCGTCCGACGAATGGAAGATCACTAATTGTACGTGCTTCCATTATTCGCGCCGTGATCCGGCGACCGGGCGTACGCATAAGCGGTTCTGTTGGGAGCAGACCGCCCGCCCGGTGTTCGACGATGCGGAAGGTCGTTGGGCGGTGAAAGTGGACGATTGGCGTGAATTCAAGCGTCCAGTGCTGTCGAATGGCGATTTGGTGGACGTTGTTCATGCGGTTGACCGTCACCTGTGA